The proteins below are encoded in one region of Aquisphaera giovannonii:
- a CDS encoding HEAT repeat domain-containing protein, whose amino-acid sequence MSESGVPPEAWRSGLTSPNYRVRWKAIRGLGASRDPLAYDALVAAIGDRLPTIRIAALSALGRLRDRRAIGPAIEALKDPDAKVRDSAAAALKKFGKAAHAPMRDAYRDGDAGARLALLGALGRIKTPAISELLIAALDDPRDEIRIEAARVLGVRKDRRAVPRLLEAVAEGGPCLPAFIRALGEIGDPEALEPLRAILSAPAFMLRAEAATALRKIDNGRAVGFFCERLEEPDRDESGDLALTLAGTDLLGATESLVRRARASGDGDAIARAIVEVRRALDRHSAGLDAGRDDGPVAGAAGSCRRAGVESLRELERILRALGRGR is encoded by the coding sequence ATGAGCGAATCCGGCGTGCCCCCGGAGGCGTGGCGGTCGGGCCTTACCAGCCCGAACTACCGGGTCCGCTGGAAGGCCATCCGGGGGCTGGGGGCGTCCCGCGATCCCCTCGCTTACGATGCCCTCGTCGCCGCGATCGGGGACCGCCTGCCGACCATCCGGATCGCCGCGCTCTCGGCCCTCGGCCGGCTCCGCGACCGCCGCGCCATCGGCCCGGCGATCGAGGCGCTGAAGGACCCCGACGCCAAGGTCCGGGATTCCGCCGCGGCCGCGCTGAAGAAGTTCGGCAAGGCGGCCCACGCCCCGATGCGGGATGCCTACCGCGACGGCGACGCCGGGGCCCGGCTCGCCCTGCTGGGCGCCCTGGGCCGCATCAAGACGCCCGCGATCTCGGAACTGCTGATCGCGGCCCTCGACGACCCGCGGGACGAGATCCGCATCGAGGCGGCCCGCGTCCTCGGCGTCCGCAAGGATCGCCGGGCGGTGCCGAGGCTCCTGGAGGCCGTCGCGGAGGGGGGACCATGCCTGCCCGCCTTCATCCGCGCCCTCGGCGAGATCGGCGACCCGGAGGCCCTCGAGCCGCTCCGGGCGATCCTCTCGGCCCCCGCCTTCATGCTGCGGGCCGAGGCCGCGACGGCCCTGCGGAAGATCGACAACGGCCGGGCCGTGGGCTTCTTCTGCGAGCGGCTCGAGGAGCCCGACCGCGACGAGTCGGGCGACCTGGCCCTCACCCTCGCGGGCACCGACCTCCTCGGCGCGACCGAGTCGCTGGTCCGCCGGGCAAGGGCATCCGGGGACGGGGACGCCATCGCACGGGCCATCGTGGAGGTCCGGCGAGCCCTGGACCGCCACTCCGCGGGGCTCGACGCCGGCCGAGACGATGGCCCCGTGGCGGGCGCCGCGGGCTCGTGCCGTCGCGCCGGCGTGGAGTCCCTGCGCGAGCTCGAGCGCATCCTCCGCGCGCTCGGCCGCGGCCGCTGA
- a CDS encoding RNA polymerase sigma factor, whose product MARETRPVVVAREVAALLGAGTAVGVSDGALLDRFRGGRADEAEAAFAALVGRHAPMVLGVCRRFLGDRHDAEDAAQATSLVLAQRAGSIRRAGSVASWLHGVAAKVAARARRGAARRLAREHLRAEGLASSGGLAEAASREADDRDALEALHQELARLPERFRLPILLCHLEGLSHEQAARRLDCPVRTVQSRLARGRGRLRDRLTRRGLAPATTLISLATLLGEKARSEAVPAAWKHATAQAAARVAATGPEAAGISADVAAVAEGVTRTMSVNSWMRRASSALRMALAAGGIGAALMARAKGPEPGPAPRGTRGAAPPAAASNADRFLARSADGAAVEVVAVSTLPTGPRTWWKPDGTRLEAPPVDVIEPKGARPVDVARVILVRATGLKEDAHLRWHPAPCNGCWGGTPTRDGRNEEGLQSCLATFTHGQEEAAVQARVAGGDWKTEVTNDGKGGARAVRERPQAPLRRGRPFAVQGRPGTAFAVAHDAFDRARRIVAIGPEGNPHPAERYSMGPDGDPKWVIDLIDAEIPLPPDQIREYQVRLRPFEQAELRGIAPHPRPDHGGAGR is encoded by the coding sequence TTGGCACGCGAAACGAGGCCGGTCGTTGTCGCGAGGGAGGTTGCGGCCCTGCTCGGCGCCGGCACGGCCGTCGGGGTGTCGGACGGCGCGTTGCTCGATCGATTCCGCGGCGGGAGGGCCGACGAGGCCGAGGCGGCGTTCGCGGCCCTTGTGGGGCGGCACGCGCCGATGGTGCTGGGCGTCTGCCGGCGGTTCCTGGGAGACCGACACGACGCGGAGGACGCCGCCCAGGCGACGTCCCTGGTGCTGGCCCAGCGGGCCGGTTCGATCCGGCGGGCCGGGTCGGTCGCGAGCTGGCTCCATGGGGTCGCGGCGAAGGTCGCCGCCCGGGCCCGTCGCGGGGCGGCCCGGCGGCTCGCCCGCGAACATCTGCGAGCGGAGGGCCTGGCATCCTCCGGCGGCCTCGCGGAAGCGGCCTCGCGGGAAGCGGACGATCGGGACGCCCTGGAGGCGCTCCACCAGGAACTCGCCCGCCTCCCGGAGCGGTTCCGGCTGCCGATCCTCCTCTGCCACCTGGAGGGGCTCTCCCACGAGCAGGCGGCCCGGCGGCTCGACTGCCCGGTCCGCACCGTGCAATCGCGCCTGGCCCGAGGACGCGGCCGCCTCAGGGACCGGCTGACCCGCCGCGGCCTGGCACCCGCCACCACGCTGATCTCGCTGGCCACCCTCCTGGGCGAGAAGGCGCGGTCGGAGGCCGTCCCCGCCGCCTGGAAGCACGCCACCGCGCAGGCGGCGGCCCGCGTCGCGGCGACCGGGCCCGAAGCCGCCGGCATCTCGGCCGACGTCGCCGCAGTGGCCGAAGGAGTGACGAGAACCATGAGCGTCAATTCCTGGATGCGACGGGCGTCTTCCGCCCTGCGGATGGCCCTCGCCGCGGGTGGCATCGGGGCGGCCTTGATGGCGAGGGCCAAAGGGCCGGAGCCGGGGCCGGCGCCGCGAGGGACGAGGGGGGCGGCCCCGCCCGCCGCGGCCTCCAATGCCGACCGCTTCCTCGCCCGGTCCGCCGACGGGGCGGCCGTCGAGGTCGTCGCGGTCTCCACGCTGCCGACCGGGCCGAGGACTTGGTGGAAGCCCGACGGCACCCGGCTCGAGGCGCCGCCGGTGGACGTCATCGAGCCGAAGGGCGCCCGGCCGGTGGACGTGGCGCGGGTGATCCTCGTCCGCGCGACCGGTCTGAAGGAGGACGCCCACCTCCGCTGGCATCCGGCCCCGTGCAACGGGTGCTGGGGCGGCACGCCGACGAGGGACGGCCGCAACGAGGAGGGACTGCAGTCCTGCCTCGCGACCTTTACCCACGGGCAGGAGGAGGCCGCGGTGCAGGCAAGGGTCGCCGGCGGGGATTGGAAGACGGAGGTCACCAACGACGGCAAGGGGGGGGCGCGGGCAGTTCGTGAACGGCCACAAGCTCCGCTTCGGCGGGGCCGCCCTTTCGCCGTGCAGGGCCGGCCCGGGACGGCCTTCGCCGTGGCGCACGATGCGTTCGATCGAGCCCGTCGTATCGTGGCGATCGGCCCGGAAGGCAACCCGCATCCCGCCGAGCGGTATTCCATGGGCCCGGACGGCGACCCGAAGTGGGTCATCGACCTGATCGACGCCGAGATCCCGCTGCCACCCGACCAGATCCGCGAGTACCAGGTCCGGCTCCGCCCCTTCGAACAGGCCGAACTCCGCGGCATCGCGCCCCACCCGCGGCCGGATCACGGAGGTGCGGGCAGGTGA
- a CDS encoding sigma-70 family RNA polymerase sigma factor: MGVESSETARLLERASAGDSRALESLLMGQRPRLRRMVAARLDERLRRRIDPSDVIQETFLEASARLPSYLREPSMPFFLWLRFLAGQKLATLHRHHLGVQMRDAGQEVGLGRGGWPQASSAALAEHLLDARTAPSEAAMRAERKERVRRALEELEPPDREALALRHFEQLSRAEIAAVLGISEAAAGKRYIRALEKLRRHLDGPGEGTAWQA, encoded by the coding sequence ATGGGCGTGGAATCGAGCGAGACGGCGCGGCTCCTGGAGCGGGCGTCGGCGGGAGACTCGCGGGCGCTGGAGTCCCTCCTGATGGGCCAGCGGCCCCGGCTCCGGCGGATGGTCGCCGCGCGGCTCGACGAGCGCCTGAGGAGGCGGATCGACCCGTCGGACGTGATCCAGGAGACGTTCCTGGAGGCATCGGCCCGGCTGCCGTCGTATCTGCGCGAGCCCTCGATGCCCTTCTTCCTGTGGCTGCGGTTCCTCGCCGGCCAGAAGCTCGCCACGCTGCACCGGCACCACCTGGGCGTGCAGATGAGGGACGCCGGCCAGGAGGTGGGCCTGGGCCGCGGCGGCTGGCCGCAGGCGTCCTCCGCCGCGCTGGCCGAGCACCTGCTGGACGCGAGGACGGCGCCCAGCGAGGCCGCGATGCGGGCGGAGCGGAAGGAGCGGGTCCGCAGGGCCCTCGAGGAGCTCGAGCCGCCCGACCGCGAGGCGCTCGCGCTGCGGCATTTCGAGCAGCTGAGCCGCGCCGAGATCGCCGCCGTGCTGGGCATCTCGGAGGCCGCCGCCGGCAAGCGCTACATCCGGGCGCTGGAGAAGCTGAGGAGGCACCTTGACGGGCCGGGCGAGGGCACCGCGTGGCAAGCATGA
- a CDS encoding winged helix-turn-helix transcriptional regulator: MARSRPLSGCGLEAALAVVGGKWKPIVLWRLAGSTRRFGELRRLVEGISEKMLIQQLREMEADGIVARKDFREIPPRVEYSLTEFGVSLAEALRPLCEWGQAHVARIRANQADAG; this comes from the coding sequence ATGGCGAGGAGCAGGCCGCTCTCCGGCTGCGGGCTGGAGGCGGCGCTGGCGGTGGTGGGCGGGAAGTGGAAGCCGATCGTGCTCTGGCGTCTGGCCGGCTCGACGCGGCGGTTCGGCGAGCTGCGCCGGCTGGTGGAGGGGATCAGCGAGAAGATGCTGATCCAGCAGCTACGCGAGATGGAGGCCGATGGGATCGTCGCACGCAAGGATTTCCGCGAGATCCCGCCTCGCGTCGAATACTCCCTCACCGAGTTCGGCGTCTCCCTCGCCGAGGCCCTCCGACCCCTCTGCGAGTGGGGCCAGGCCCACGTCGCGCGGATCCGGGCGAACCAGGCCGATGCGGGGTGA
- a CDS encoding class I SAM-dependent methyltransferase, whose protein sequence is MDHTEAGRFWDGNADAWTELARAGYDVYRDHLNTPAFLGWLPDVGGLSGLDVGCGEGHNTRLLARRGARMAAVDISEKFIGYARRAEAAEPLGVDYRVASAVELPFADGTFDFATAFMSFMDIPETDRVLAEAARVLKPGGFLQFSICHPCFDTPHRRNLRDGSGVTYAIEVGGYFRELDGEVSEWLFGEAPAEARSRLPKFRVPRFTRTLSHWINAVLAAGLRLEGLSEPAPTDEAVRACPAIRDAHVVSYFLHVRARKEG, encoded by the coding sequence GTGGACCACACGGAAGCCGGCCGATTCTGGGACGGGAATGCGGACGCGTGGACCGAGCTGGCGCGGGCCGGGTACGACGTCTATCGCGACCATCTGAACACGCCGGCCTTCCTCGGATGGCTGCCGGACGTGGGCGGGCTCTCCGGCCTGGACGTCGGCTGCGGGGAGGGGCACAACACGCGGCTGCTCGCACGCCGGGGCGCCCGGATGGCGGCCGTCGACATCTCCGAGAAGTTCATCGGCTACGCCCGACGGGCGGAGGCGGCCGAACCGCTGGGCGTCGACTACCGCGTCGCGAGCGCCGTGGAGTTGCCGTTCGCGGACGGCACGTTCGACTTCGCCACCGCCTTCATGAGCTTCATGGACATCCCCGAGACCGACCGCGTCCTGGCGGAGGCGGCCCGCGTGCTGAAGCCCGGCGGGTTCCTGCAGTTCTCCATCTGCCACCCCTGCTTCGACACCCCGCACCGGCGGAACCTCCGCGACGGCTCGGGCGTCACCTACGCGATCGAGGTGGGCGGCTACTTCCGCGAGCTCGACGGCGAGGTCTCCGAGTGGCTCTTCGGCGAGGCCCCGGCCGAGGCGAGGTCGCGGCTCCCGAAGTTCCGCGTCCCGCGCTTCACCCGCACGCTCAGCCATTGGATCAACGCGGTCCTCGCCGCCGGCCTCCGCCTGGAGGGCCTCTCCGAGCCCGCCCCCACGGACGAGGCCGTCCGCGCCTGCCCCGCCATCCGGGACGCCCATGTCGTCTCCTACTTCCTCCACGTCCGGGCGCGGAAGGAGGGATGA
- a CDS encoding SDR family NAD(P)-dependent oxidoreductase: MGKLEGKVAVVTGGNSGIGLATAKRFAAEGAKVVVTGRRKEELDRAVAEIGRGAIGVQGDVSKLADLDRLYATVKEEHGRIDVLFANAGFGEFGKLGEVTEDQFDRQFDTNVKGLFFTVQKALPLFAEGGSIILNASIVSIKGIASFSVYSATKAAVRSFARTWTMDLKERKIRVNALSPGPIDTPGIDSVAGSKEAAGQFKAGMASQVPLGRVGDPDEIAKVAVFLGSDDSSFVAGVELFVDGGMAQV; the protein is encoded by the coding sequence ATGGGCAAGCTCGAGGGGAAGGTCGCGGTGGTCACCGGGGGCAACAGCGGGATCGGCCTGGCGACGGCGAAGCGGTTCGCGGCCGAGGGCGCGAAGGTCGTGGTCACAGGCCGCCGCAAGGAGGAGCTCGACCGGGCGGTCGCGGAGATCGGCCGCGGCGCGATCGGCGTGCAGGGGGACGTGTCGAAGCTCGCCGATCTGGACCGGCTGTACGCGACGGTGAAGGAGGAGCACGGGCGGATCGACGTCCTCTTCGCGAACGCCGGCTTCGGCGAATTCGGCAAGCTCGGGGAGGTGACCGAGGATCAATTCGACCGGCAGTTCGACACCAACGTCAAGGGCCTCTTCTTCACCGTGCAGAAGGCGCTCCCGCTGTTCGCCGAGGGCGGGTCGATCATCCTGAACGCGTCGATCGTGTCCATCAAGGGGATCGCCTCGTTCAGCGTCTACAGCGCGACGAAGGCGGCGGTACGCTCCTTCGCCCGCACCTGGACGATGGACCTGAAGGAGCGGAAGATCCGCGTCAACGCGCTCAGCCCCGGGCCGATCGACACGCCCGGCATCGACAGCGTGGCAGGATCCAAGGAGGCGGCCGGGCAGTTCAAGGCCGGCATGGCCAGCCAGGTGCCCCTCGGCCGCGTCGGCGACCCGGACGAGATCGCCAAGGTGGCCGTGTTCCTCGGCTCCGACGACAGCAGCTTCGTCGCGGGCGTCGAACTGTTCGTGGACGGCGGGATGGCGCAGGTCTGA
- a CDS encoding WD40 repeat domain-containing serine/threonine protein kinase → MSAEVDDGSSSFDPVELLIDEFLGRHRRGERPSLDALIAANPEHAGRLRSLVPAMLEMEGLGGEADGGGPAGPPDALAAMPARLGDYALVRPIGSGGMGVVYEAVQQSLGRQVALKMFPAPGPGEASRLERFRREAHAAARLQHANIVPVYEIGEHEGRHFYTMQLIEGRGLDLVIRELDRLRRASPGEPLAGRPLGDDLSAGLAEGLGRGGPSPGASEAGAGAGGARYLRRAAGLCVQVAEALEYAHRAGVLHRDIKPSNLLLDARGHVWVTDFGLAKTGDEGGEGLTRTGDLVGTLRYMAPERFRGWSDPRSDVFALGATLYELVALRPAFDEPDRARLVARILHGGPMPLHQLDRRFPRDLETIILKALANDPAERYPTAGGLAEDLRRFVAGRPILARRSGAVERTWRWARRHPWGAAAAVAVAAALAAVAGISVAYARERDRAAGAVQALASDLAREREGLRGSLAGARRALAMRDFDRGLAAFEKDQAGPGLFWMREAWHSAEAAGDPAWQHAALANLTAWRARLPRLLGLLSHDGPANAAAFSPDGTRVLTGGQDAAARLWDAASARPLGPAAIQPSQVSSLAFSPDGRLVLLGRGDGVASLHDAATLRPIGVELRHAAEVQSVAFSPDGTRILTGSKDRTARLWDAGGRPIAGPLTADLAVTCVAFQPGGHLLAIGGRDGLARVYDARDARQVGRVAADGPEVHALAFSPDGSTLLVGGWGGGLRAWDVAARRPRGEVPRPHRGHVRALAFRPDGRAYATGSEDKTARLWDAATHEPVGPPLPHQGPVVAVAFCPDGRSLLTASSDHAVRIWEARFDASPGPSLEVHGAGQAVAFAPDGASFLAAATGVAGRRDAATGRVAGWSTCPNGQAKGLACRPDGKVLVVAGSPALLLDAATGRPLGRPLDHPGGASVVAFSPDGRLVATGGEDRTSRLWDAATGEPAGPPAEHPGSVDALAFRPDGKALGIGLASGTAFAWDLATRSPAGRILPHPGAVSAIAFRPDGEALVTGCEDGHARLWDPSTGDLLIPPLAHAAWVFAVAFSPDGRTILSGSRDHTARLWDAATGQPIGPPLPHGADVWSACFSPDGSSILTGDVRQTARIFRAPSVPPADASRSDDLLTALTGLTFDPARGTLLPVDNATWRAARERAQGVTTE, encoded by the coding sequence ATGAGCGCCGAAGTGGATGACGGCTCGTCGAGCTTCGACCCGGTCGAGCTCCTGATCGACGAGTTCCTCGGCCGGCATCGCCGGGGCGAGCGGCCGTCGCTGGACGCGTTGATCGCGGCGAATCCGGAGCACGCCGGTCGGCTGCGGTCGCTCGTCCCGGCGATGCTGGAGATGGAGGGCCTCGGGGGCGAGGCCGACGGCGGCGGGCCGGCCGGACCGCCCGATGCGCTGGCGGCGATGCCCGCGCGGCTGGGCGATTACGCGCTGGTGCGGCCGATCGGGTCCGGCGGGATGGGGGTCGTCTACGAGGCGGTGCAGCAGTCGCTGGGGCGGCAGGTCGCGCTGAAGATGTTCCCCGCGCCCGGGCCCGGGGAGGCGTCCCGCCTGGAGCGGTTCCGCCGCGAGGCCCACGCCGCGGCCCGGCTCCAGCACGCGAACATCGTCCCGGTCTACGAGATCGGGGAGCACGAGGGGCGGCACTTCTACACCATGCAGCTCATCGAGGGCCGCGGGCTGGACCTGGTCATCCGCGAGCTCGACCGCCTCCGCCGCGCCTCCCCCGGCGAGCCCCTCGCGGGGAGGCCCCTCGGCGACGACCTCTCGGCCGGCCTGGCGGAGGGGCTCGGCCGGGGCGGCCCCTCGCCCGGGGCGTCGGAGGCCGGCGCCGGGGCGGGCGGGGCCCGCTATCTCCGCCGCGCGGCGGGGCTGTGCGTCCAGGTCGCGGAGGCGCTCGAGTACGCCCACCGGGCGGGCGTGCTGCACCGCGACATCAAGCCCTCGAACCTGCTGCTCGACGCGAGGGGGCACGTCTGGGTCACGGACTTCGGCCTGGCCAAGACGGGGGACGAGGGCGGCGAGGGTTTGACGAGGACCGGGGACCTGGTGGGCACCCTCCGCTACATGGCGCCGGAGCGGTTCCGCGGCTGGTCGGACCCGCGGAGCGACGTCTTCGCGCTGGGGGCGACGCTCTACGAGCTCGTGGCGCTGCGGCCGGCCTTCGACGAGCCGGACCGGGCGCGGCTCGTGGCCCGGATCCTGCACGGGGGGCCGATGCCGCTGCATCAGCTCGACCGGCGGTTCCCCCGCGACCTGGAGACGATCATCCTCAAGGCCCTCGCCAACGACCCGGCGGAACGCTACCCGACGGCCGGCGGCCTGGCGGAGGACCTGCGGCGGTTCGTCGCCGGTCGGCCGATCCTGGCCCGGAGGTCCGGGGCGGTCGAGCGCACCTGGCGATGGGCGCGGCGCCATCCGTGGGGCGCGGCGGCGGCCGTCGCGGTGGCCGCGGCGCTGGCGGCCGTCGCGGGAATCTCCGTGGCCTACGCCCGCGAGCGGGACCGGGCGGCCGGCGCGGTCCAGGCCCTGGCATCCGACCTGGCCCGGGAGCGGGAAGGGCTGCGCGGCTCGCTCGCCGGGGCCCGCCGCGCGCTGGCCATGCGCGACTTCGACCGCGGGCTCGCCGCCTTCGAGAAGGACCAGGCCGGCCCCGGCCTCTTCTGGATGCGGGAGGCCTGGCACTCGGCCGAGGCCGCGGGGGACCCCGCCTGGCAGCACGCGGCGCTCGCGAACCTGACCGCGTGGCGGGCCCGGCTGCCCCGCCTGCTGGGCCTGCTCTCCCACGACGGGCCGGCGAACGCCGCCGCCTTCAGCCCCGACGGCACGCGGGTCCTCACCGGCGGGCAGGACGCCGCGGCGAGGCTCTGGGACGCGGCCTCGGCCCGGCCCCTCGGCCCCGCCGCGATCCAGCCGTCCCAGGTCAGCTCGCTGGCGTTCAGCCCCGACGGCCGCCTCGTGCTCCTCGGCCGCGGCGACGGCGTGGCGAGCCTGCACGACGCCGCCACGCTGCGGCCGATCGGCGTGGAGCTGCGGCACGCGGCGGAGGTCCAGTCGGTGGCCTTCAGCCCCGACGGCACGCGGATCCTCACCGGCAGCAAGGACCGCACCGCGAGGCTCTGGGACGCCGGCGGCCGGCCGATCGCCGGGCCGCTGACGGCCGACCTCGCGGTCACCTGCGTCGCCTTCCAGCCCGGCGGGCATCTCCTGGCCATCGGCGGCCGCGACGGCCTGGCGCGGGTCTACGACGCCCGCGACGCGAGGCAGGTCGGGCGGGTCGCGGCCGACGGCCCGGAAGTCCACGCCCTGGCGTTCAGCCCCGACGGCTCGACGCTCCTCGTCGGCGGCTGGGGCGGCGGCCTCCGCGCCTGGGACGTCGCCGCCAGGCGGCCCCGCGGCGAGGTGCCCCGCCCTCACCGCGGGCACGTCCGGGCCCTCGCCTTCCGGCCCGACGGCCGGGCGTACGCCACCGGCAGCGAGGACAAGACGGCCCGGCTCTGGGACGCCGCCACGCACGAGCCGGTCGGGCCCCCGCTGCCCCACCAGGGGCCCGTGGTGGCCGTCGCGTTCTGCCCCGACGGACGGTCGCTGCTGACCGCCAGCAGCGACCACGCCGTCCGCATCTGGGAGGCCCGGTTCGACGCCTCGCCGGGGCCGTCGCTGGAGGTCCACGGCGCGGGGCAGGCCGTCGCCTTCGCCCCGGACGGGGCCTCGTTCCTGGCCGCCGCGACCGGCGTCGCCGGCCGCCGGGACGCCGCCACCGGCCGCGTGGCCGGGTGGTCCACGTGCCCCAACGGCCAGGCGAAGGGCCTCGCGTGCCGCCCCGACGGCAAGGTGCTCGTCGTCGCGGGCTCGCCGGCGCTGCTCCTGGACGCGGCCACGGGCCGGCCCCTGGGCCGCCCGCTCGATCACCCCGGCGGGGCCAGCGTCGTCGCCTTCAGCCCCGACGGCAGGCTCGTCGCCACCGGCGGCGAGGACCGCACGAGCCGCCTCTGGGACGCCGCGACGGGCGAGCCGGCCGGGCCCCCCGCCGAGCACCCCGGCTCGGTGGACGCCCTGGCCTTCCGCCCCGACGGCAAGGCCCTGGGCATCGGCCTGGCGTCCGGCACGGCCTTCGCCTGGGACCTCGCCACGCGCTCGCCCGCCGGCCGGATCCTGCCGCATCCCGGCGCCGTCAGCGCAATCGCCTTCCGCCCCGACGGCGAAGCCCTGGTCACCGGCTGCGAGGACGGCCACGCCCGCCTCTGGGACCCGTCCACGGGCGACCTCCTCATCCCGCCCCTGGCCCACGCGGCCTGGGTCTTCGCGGTGGCGTTCAGCCCCGACGGCCGGACCATCCTCTCCGGCAGCCGCGACCACACCGCCCGGCTCTGGGACGCCGCCACCGGCCAGCCCATCGGCCCGCCCCTCCCGCACGGGGCCGACGTCTGGTCCGCCTGCTTCTCCCCCGACGGGTCCTCCATCCTGACCGGCGACGTCCGCCAGACCGCGCGCATCTTCCGGGCCCCCTCCGTCCCCCCCGCCGACGCGTCCCGATCCGACGACCTGCTGACCGCCCTCACCGGCCTGACCTTCGACCCCGCCCGCGGCACCCTGCTCCCCGTGGACAACGCGACCTGGCGCGCGGCGAGGGAGCGGGCCCAGGGCGTGACCACCGAATAA